A stretch of Mucilaginibacter terrae DNA encodes these proteins:
- a CDS encoding 7TM diverse intracellular signaling domain-containing protein produces the protein MIRLFTNLTFIICMVLSHIALAQTPVNINNKVEQHIFGRREIEFLKDEKGKLTFTDVKKADVQNRFSINKKYYPDHTPGITYWYKIKVNVNNELNERDAIIEFFDQTTNQITAYLPTGEGQYVTQYSGADQAFKTRLYQHKNFEFSLTHLPKGTYTCYFKVRARDGINVIIVYRTVTYFIKYALTEYLTYGLFYGIILIFSFHNLLMFMAMKRREYLYYVLYILSVGLFEMCTDGIAFQYLWPNAPDWNQYAYGVTLFAMSIFALEFTKSLLHVHMLPRLNRLINGVIALRTAYFVYCLLFNKGLFYYKFVEFIPLSVAFGAGIIIWQKGYKPARFFVLGYTFLFSGFVIKALSVLGLAEFIPGVITNYVNGISFVLEMLFLSFSIGDQVRLLRREKEAAHEATIRQMNINFELKDSLNKELEVKVEERTREVVEKSKEIFSQAHTIEEQNKELVTINTQLEQQAAEISRMNVLLEKDNTELKTNIEKVTDARALSKELSFEEFSLQYPDQEKCNKFLSEIKWEKGYTCIKCGHEAYKNGRAPYSRRCGKCNYEESVLYNTIFQNNRIPINKAFYIVYLIYTTKGAISSYQLSDKLSIRQSTCWQYAMRIKKVLEDHKGRSKKETRQGWSKLILDKAPPVQRSVVVRMED, from the coding sequence ATGATTAGACTTTTTACTAATCTTACCTTTATTATATGCATGGTATTGAGCCATATTGCACTGGCTCAAACACCCGTAAACATTAATAACAAAGTTGAGCAACATATTTTTGGACGCAGAGAAATAGAGTTTTTAAAAGACGAAAAAGGTAAACTTACATTTACAGATGTGAAGAAGGCCGATGTGCAAAACCGCTTCAGCATTAACAAAAAATACTATCCTGATCATACACCAGGCATTACATACTGGTACAAAATTAAGGTAAACGTTAATAATGAATTGAACGAGCGCGATGCTATAATTGAGTTTTTTGACCAAACTACGAATCAAATTACTGCCTATCTGCCAACTGGTGAAGGGCAATATGTTACACAATATTCAGGAGCCGATCAGGCCTTTAAAACCCGCCTGTATCAGCATAAAAACTTTGAATTTAGCCTTACACACCTACCTAAAGGTACTTACACCTGTTATTTTAAGGTACGTGCGCGCGATGGTATCAATGTAATAATTGTATATCGTACGGTTACCTACTTTATAAAATACGCCCTAACTGAGTACCTCACTTACGGGTTGTTTTACGGCATCATCCTCATTTTCAGCTTTCATAACCTGCTCATGTTTATGGCCATGAAGCGTCGTGAATACCTATACTATGTGCTCTATATTTTAAGTGTAGGCTTATTTGAAATGTGTACCGATGGCATTGCCTTTCAATACCTGTGGCCTAACGCTCCGGATTGGAACCAATATGCTTATGGGGTTACACTATTTGCCATGAGCATTTTTGCACTTGAGTTTACCAAATCGCTGTTACATGTGCATATGCTACCAAGGCTTAACCGCTTAATTAATGGCGTTATTGCATTAAGAACAGCTTACTTTGTATACTGCCTGCTGTTTAACAAAGGGCTTTTTTACTACAAGTTTGTAGAATTTATACCGCTATCGGTTGCCTTTGGTGCAGGCATCATTATATGGCAAAAAGGTTACAAGCCGGCGCGTTTCTTTGTACTGGGTTACACCTTCCTGTTTTCGGGCTTTGTAATTAAAGCATTATCAGTGTTGGGGTTGGCCGAGTTTATACCCGGCGTGATTACCAATTATGTAAACGGCATTAGCTTTGTACTCGAAATGCTGTTCCTGTCCTTTTCTATTGGCGATCAGGTACGACTACTTCGCCGCGAAAAAGAGGCAGCCCATGAGGCCACCATCCGCCAGATGAATATCAACTTTGAACTCAAAGATTCGCTGAATAAAGAACTTGAGGTAAAGGTAGAAGAACGCACCCGAGAGGTTGTTGAAAAATCAAAAGAGATATTCAGCCAAGCTCATACCATTGAAGAACAGAACAAGGAACTGGTAACCATTAATACCCAATTAGAACAGCAGGCAGCCGAAATTTCGCGCATGAACGTGCTCCTCGAAAAAGACAATACTGAGCTTAAAACCAATATTGAAAAGGTTACCGATGCCCGCGCGCTCTCGAAAGAACTATCATTCGAAGAGTTCAGCCTGCAATATCCCGATCAGGAAAAATGCAACAAGTTTCTCTCCGAAATAAAATGGGAAAAGGGCTATACGTGCATTAAATGCGGTCACGAGGCTTATAAAAACGGGCGTGCCCCGTATAGCCGACGCTGCGGTAAGTGCAATTATGAAGAGTCGGTATTGTATAACACCATATTTCAAAACAACCGTATACCTATAAATAAAGCATTTTATATTGTATACCTGATATACACCACCAAGGGAGCCATATCATCATACCAACTATCAGATAAACTGAGCATACGCCAAAGTACCTGCTGGCAGTATGCCATGCGTATAAAAAAAGTATTAGAAGACCACAAAGGCCGCAGCAAAAAAGAAACCCGACAGGGCTGGAGCAAACTGATCTTAGATAAAGCGCCGCCCGTTCAGAGGTCGGTGGTGGTGAGGATGGAGGATTAA
- a CDS encoding ABC transporter substrate-binding protein, whose product MSEQIILKGITWNHSRGFVPMTATAQRFSELNPGIEITWEKRSLQQFADLSIEQLAARYDLLVIDHPWAGFAANTRTILPFDEFLSPEFLKDQEFNSVGQSYESYNFLGQQWALPIDAATPVASSRQDILQEHGTDLPSTYDELIDLAKRGLVACPLIPIDSLMTFYTFCCSLGEDPFQGEEVVSREIGIQALQMYRQLAQLVDPKCFDYNPIKVYERMTLTDDIAYCPFAYGYSNYSRVGYARRLLHFHDMVTLDGKTNLRSTLGGTGLAVSSQSKHIDVAMKYAEFVASPDCQAGLFTDNGGQPGHLQAWTSEHTNAISTDYFSNTLPALQRAFLRPRYNGSMYFQDHGGDIVRNYLMNGGSETEVLDTLDKLFRESKTQGQHV is encoded by the coding sequence ATGTCTGAACAAATTATACTCAAAGGAATTACCTGGAACCACAGCCGCGGCTTTGTACCCATGACCGCCACTGCCCAGCGTTTCAGCGAATTGAACCCCGGCATTGAAATTACCTGGGAAAAACGTTCGCTTCAGCAATTTGCCGATCTATCAATCGAACAATTGGCCGCCCGTTATGACCTGCTGGTTATCGACCACCCCTGGGCTGGTTTTGCAGCCAATACACGCACCATTTTACCGTTCGACGAGTTTTTATCTCCCGAGTTTTTAAAAGACCAGGAGTTTAACAGCGTAGGTCAATCTTACGAAAGCTATAATTTTTTAGGCCAGCAATGGGCTTTGCCTATTGATGCCGCTACACCGGTAGCCTCAAGCCGTCAGGATATTTTGCAGGAACATGGTACCGATTTACCATCAACCTACGACGAGTTAATCGACTTAGCCAAACGCGGACTGGTAGCCTGCCCGTTAATCCCTATCGATTCGCTCATGACCTTCTATACCTTCTGCTGCTCACTGGGCGAAGACCCTTTCCAGGGCGAAGAAGTAGTTAGCCGCGAAATCGGCATACAGGCATTGCAAATGTACCGTCAGCTGGCTCAACTGGTCGATCCGAAATGCTTTGACTACAACCCCATTAAAGTATACGAGCGCATGACGCTTACCGATGATATTGCTTATTGCCCGTTTGCTTACGGTTATTCTAATTACTCGCGCGTGGGCTATGCCCGTCGCTTGCTACATTTTCATGACATGGTTACGCTTGATGGTAAAACCAACCTGCGTTCTACTTTGGGCGGTACCGGCTTGGCCGTTTCATCGCAAAGCAAACACATTGATGTAGCCATGAAATATGCTGAGTTCGTAGCTTCGCCAGATTGCCAGGCCGGTTTGTTTACCGATAACGGCGGTCAGCCCGGCCATTTACAGGCTTGGACCAGCGAACATACCAATGCCATCAGTACCGATTATTTCAGCAATACCCTGCCTGCTTTGCAGCGTGCATTTTTGCGCCCGCGCTATAATGGTTCGATGTATTTTCAGGATCATGGCGGTGATATTGTGCGCAATTACCTGATGAACGGCGGCAGCGAAACCGAAGTGCTGGATACTTTAGATAAACTTTTCCGCGAATCTAAAACCCAGGGTCAGCATGTTTAA
- a CDS encoding SMI1/KNR4 family protein, with protein MNISQLKEISAIAIQHNPDHFTDEQRKLGWLGYQPATTEAIEAAEQKLGVALPGDYKQFLLITNGFFTTSDSTELTFAPVEEIDYLKNIDDFIVEVWSDPAIIDVGEQLIRSIIIGGINDEQYFLLIPNDNESIEWTYWKFASWIPGAHPYKNLDDYFTSTLEFLKKEC; from the coding sequence ATGAACATATCACAACTTAAAGAAATATCTGCTATTGCAATTCAGCATAACCCCGATCATTTTACTGATGAACAGCGAAAGTTAGGCTGGCTTGGTTACCAACCGGCAACCACAGAAGCTATTGAAGCAGCAGAACAAAAACTCGGCGTAGCATTACCTGGAGATTATAAACAGTTTTTATTGATAACAAACGGGTTCTTTACTACAAGTGATAGTACAGAACTAACTTTTGCACCAGTTGAAGAAATTGATTACCTGAAAAATATAGATGATTTCATTGTAGAAGTTTGGTCAGACCCAGCAATAATAGATGTAGGTGAACAGTTGATACGAAGCATTATAATTGGAGGCATTAATGATGAACAGTATTTTCTGTTAATTCCAAATGACAATGAGAGTATAGAATGGACGTACTGGAAATTTGCAAGTTGGATTCCGGGTGCACACCCTTACAAAAACCTCGATGATTATTTTACTTCAACTTTAGAATTTTTAAAGAAAGAATGTTAA
- a CDS encoding CaiB/BaiF CoA transferase family protein, with protein MFKPLEGLVVLEFSQFMAGPTAGLRLADLGARVIKIERPVKGEAGRQIAIRNIFVNGDSLVFHTINRNKESYAADLKNPEDLERVKKLIAQADVMTHNFRPGVMEKIGLDYETVQSINPKIIYGVVTGYGAKGPWASRPGQDLLIQSLSGLTYLSDTQDTGPVPFGLAVADIMCGAHFVQGILAALIKRAKTQKSVLVEVSLLESVLDLQFEFLTTHLNDGEKLPQRSKVKGTGHPYLSAPYGIYRTADAYLALAMGDLHNIGKALGVDLSTYATKSSWFDNRDKIMELIAAQLQTKTTAEWLAILEPLDIWCSEVLSYAESLQHEAFTAMGIQQHVILPDGSQLNTTRCPIRIDHTRLYSSLAAPRPGVSTELINQQFNLTEA; from the coding sequence ATGTTTAAGCCGTTAGAAGGGTTGGTAGTGCTGGAGTTCAGCCAGTTTATGGCTGGGCCAACGGCAGGCCTTCGCCTGGCCGATTTAGGTGCTCGTGTCATCAAAATTGAACGCCCCGTAAAAGGCGAAGCCGGGCGTCAAATTGCCATCCGCAATATATTTGTTAATGGCGATAGCTTGGTGTTTCATACCATCAACCGCAACAAGGAATCGTACGCAGCCGACCTTAAAAACCCTGAGGACTTGGAGCGTGTAAAAAAACTCATTGCCCAAGCCGATGTAATGACGCACAATTTTCGCCCCGGTGTAATGGAAAAAATCGGGTTGGATTATGAGACCGTGCAAAGCATCAACCCTAAAATTATTTATGGCGTGGTTACCGGTTACGGTGCTAAAGGCCCATGGGCATCACGTCCAGGTCAGGATCTGCTCATCCAATCTTTATCAGGCTTAACTTATTTGTCCGACACACAGGATACAGGCCCGGTTCCTTTTGGCTTGGCCGTGGCCGATATTATGTGCGGTGCGCACTTTGTACAAGGTATTTTAGCAGCCTTAATTAAACGCGCCAAAACACAAAAAAGCGTTTTGGTTGAAGTGAGCCTGCTCGAGTCGGTGCTCGATTTGCAATTTGAGTTCCTCACCACGCATTTAAACGATGGCGAAAAGCTGCCGCAGCGCAGCAAGGTAAAAGGTACCGGTCACCCCTATTTGAGTGCGCCTTACGGCATTTACCGTACTGCCGATGCCTATTTAGCTTTAGCCATGGGCGATTTGCACAACATAGGCAAAGCGTTAGGTGTGGATTTAAGCACTTATGCTACAAAATCTTCATGGTTTGATAATCGTGATAAAATTATGGAATTGATAGCCGCGCAGCTTCAAACCAAAACAACGGCCGAATGGCTGGCCATTTTAGAGCCTTTGGACATTTGGTGCAGCGAAGTTTTAAGCTATGCCGAAAGCTTACAGCACGAAGCATTTACGGCCATGGGTATACAACAACACGTTATTTTGCCCGATGGCAGCCAACTCAATACTACCCGCTGCCCTATCCGTATCGACCATACACGGCTTTACTCGTCATTAGCGGCACCGCGACCGGGGGTTAGTACCGAATTAATTAACCAACAATTTAATTTAACCGAAGCATGA
- a CDS encoding extracellular solute-binding protein, with amino-acid sequence MSEQDTIRIAVRKFGPFESALQKIWDSFCAETGCTLKAEMVPMDLELLYDSIIEQKGLQNGDWDIAHVVTDWLYEAWTTGALQDLQPYIAQNPPEDFPSGWSQSLLAAQQFGDSIAGLPFHDGPECFIYRKDLFEDSREQQAYFDKHGTPLRVPQTWDEFQTVARFFNRPEQNQYGTVFAGYPDGHNTVFDFVLQLWTRGGQLTDANGEVNIDSLQAVEALEFYKQLFLDKTAVHPGSVNYESVQMGMAFARGEAAMMVNWFGFASMCEVIAESAVKGKVDVAKLPAAPGSESASLNVYWLYTIGSGSKQKQVAYDFLRFAVNQRNDKLLTLEGGIGCRISTWNHGGVNAIIPYYHKLEELHTVARMLPQKSNWAQIAHIIDEAVLAAVNTDTAVAQILKIAQQKIEQLTTTTHEKHANTL; translated from the coding sequence ATGAGTGAGCAAGACACCATCAGGATAGCAGTTCGCAAATTTGGTCCTTTTGAAAGCGCCCTGCAAAAGATATGGGACAGCTTTTGTGCCGAAACCGGCTGCACGCTCAAAGCCGAAATGGTGCCCATGGACCTGGAACTGCTTTACGACAGCATCATTGAACAAAAAGGACTGCAAAACGGCGATTGGGACATAGCCCATGTGGTAACCGATTGGCTTTACGAAGCCTGGACCACCGGGGCCCTGCAAGACCTGCAACCCTACATCGCTCAAAATCCGCCCGAGGATTTTCCTTCGGGATGGAGCCAATCGCTTTTGGCGGCACAGCAGTTTGGCGACAGCATTGCCGGGTTACCATTTCATGATGGCCCGGAGTGTTTTATCTACAGAAAAGATCTTTTTGAAGATAGCCGCGAACAACAAGCCTATTTCGATAAACATGGCACTCCCCTGCGCGTGCCGCAAACCTGGGACGAGTTTCAAACCGTGGCGCGTTTCTTTAACCGCCCTGAGCAAAACCAGTACGGCACCGTGTTTGCCGGTTACCCCGATGGCCACAATACCGTATTCGATTTTGTATTACAGCTTTGGACGCGCGGCGGTCAGTTAACTGATGCCAATGGCGAAGTGAATATTGACTCACTACAGGCCGTTGAAGCACTGGAATTTTACAAGCAACTATTCCTCGATAAAACAGCCGTACACCCCGGGTCTGTAAATTACGAATCGGTACAGATGGGCATGGCCTTTGCCCGTGGCGAGGCGGCCATGATGGTAAACTGGTTCGGCTTTGCGTCCATGTGCGAGGTAATTGCCGAGTCGGCCGTTAAAGGTAAGGTTGATGTGGCCAAACTGCCCGCAGCGCCGGGTTCTGAATCGGCCTCGCTTAATGTTTATTGGTTATACACCATTGGTTCGGGAAGCAAGCAAAAGCAAGTGGCTTATGACTTTTTGCGCTTTGCCGTAAATCAGCGTAACGATAAATTGCTTACCCTTGAAGGTGGCATAGGCTGCCGTATTTCAACCTGGAACCACGGTGGCGTGAATGCTATTATTCCCTACTATCACAAACTGGAGGAGCTGCACACCGTAGCCCGCATGTTGCCGCAAAAAAGCAACTGGGCACAAATAGCTCATATTATTGATGAGGCTGTTTTGGCCGCTGTTAATACCGATACTGCTGTTGCGCAAATATTAAAAATCGCGCAGCAAAAAATTGAACAATTGACTACTACTACCCACGAAAAACATGCAAATACCCTATAA
- a CDS encoding YhcH/YjgK/YiaL family protein: protein MKNTSAIANPKEWFESRVYLNGFEIPPHESTDVAEFARQYVANKKQWDQAFAYLKNTDLTVLPIGRHALEGSDLYIAVSESDNKDIQDARWESHRKAIDIQYVIAGGERMGVTPLSKTTVTVPYDEEKDVAFYEAEGPVYLATPEKFFLFFPNDAHQPMIKADGFSGSKKIVIKLFYKD from the coding sequence ATGAAAAATACATCTGCAATAGCTAATCCGAAAGAATGGTTTGAATCGCGCGTTTACTTGAATGGTTTTGAAATACCGCCGCATGAATCAACTGATGTAGCCGAATTTGCACGCCAGTATGTAGCTAATAAAAAGCAGTGGGATCAAGCATTTGCCTACTTGAAAAATACTGATTTAACTGTACTGCCCATAGGCCGCCACGCATTGGAGGGTAGCGATTTGTACATAGCTGTTAGCGAAAGCGACAATAAAGACATCCAAGATGCCCGATGGGAATCGCATCGTAAAGCTATCGATATTCAATATGTAATAGCAGGAGGGGAGCGAATGGGAGTAACCCCGTTAAGCAAAACTACAGTGACTGTACCCTATGATGAAGAGAAAGACGTTGCTTTTTATGAAGCCGAAGGCCCGGTATACCTGGCTACGCCCGAGAAGTTTTTCCTGTTTTTTCCGAATGACGCACATCAGCCTATGATTAAAGCTGATGGTTTTTCGGGGAGCAAAAAGATCGTAATTAAGCTTTTTTACAAAGACTAA
- a CDS encoding CaiB/BaiF CoA transferase family protein: protein MKPLEDYLVVDFSQFLSGPSAGLRLADLGARVIKIERPETGDICRHLYTSNVIMNGESSVFHAINRNKESFTADLKNEADKLTVWELVKKADVVMHNYRPGVMERLGFDYESVKAVNPNVIYGEISGYGNVGPWKDKPGQDLLLQSLTGLTWLTGNAGGPVPMGLSIIDMLAGTHLAQGILACLVRRTIKNEGALVQVSMLESAYDLQFEAVTTYYYDGKLPERSEKNNAHAYLGAPYGVYKTANGYMALAMGSIPQLGQLLQCDDLLAYTDVAQAFHQRDEIKAILAAHLQTGTTESWLNVLLAADIWCAEVLSWDILMQQEGFKALNMIQEVTMTDGYSYRTTALPYPY, encoded by the coding sequence ATGAAGCCTTTAGAAGATTATTTAGTGGTTGATTTCAGCCAGTTCCTTTCGGGACCATCGGCTGGTTTACGTTTGGCCGATTTGGGTGCTCGTGTTATCAAAATTGAACGCCCCGAAACGGGCGATATTTGCCGCCACCTGTATACATCGAACGTGATCATGAATGGCGAATCGTCGGTTTTTCATGCCATTAACCGCAACAAGGAAAGCTTTACTGCCGACCTGAAAAATGAGGCCGACAAACTAACCGTTTGGGAATTGGTGAAAAAAGCCGACGTGGTAATGCACAACTACCGCCCCGGCGTTATGGAGCGTTTAGGTTTCGATTACGAAAGTGTAAAAGCCGTTAATCCTAATGTGATCTACGGTGAAATATCGGGCTACGGCAACGTTGGTCCGTGGAAAGATAAACCGGGACAGGATTTGCTATTGCAATCATTAACCGGCCTTACCTGGCTCACCGGCAACGCTGGTGGACCTGTGCCTATGGGCTTATCTATTATAGATATGCTCGCCGGAACGCACTTGGCCCAAGGCATACTGGCTTGCTTAGTCCGCCGTACCATTAAAAATGAAGGCGCGCTGGTACAGGTGAGCATGCTCGAATCGGCATATGATCTGCAGTTTGAGGCCGTTACCACGTATTATTACGACGGTAAACTGCCCGAACGTTCTGAAAAGAACAACGCCCACGCTTATTTAGGCGCTCCTTATGGAGTTTATAAAACGGCAAACGGTTACATGGCTTTGGCTATGGGGTCTATCCCGCAATTGGGTCAGTTACTTCAATGTGATGATTTATTAGCTTATACCGATGTTGCACAGGCGTTCCACCAACGCGACGAAATTAAAGCTATACTGGCCGCCCACCTGCAAACCGGCACTACCGAAAGCTGGTTAAATGTATTGTTAGCCGCGGATATTTGGTGTGCCGAAGTGTTAAGCTGGGACATCCTCATGCAGCAGGAAGGCTTTAAAGCGCTGAATATGATACAGGAAGTAACCATGACTGATGGTTACAGCTACCGTACTACCGCGCTGCCCTATCCGTATTGA
- a CDS encoding SusC/RagA family TonB-linked outer membrane protein, with protein sequence MAQTNIKGKVLDNTGLPLPGVTVKVSQTNASTQTDVNGVYSVAAAQGNTLTFTYVGFTSQTITVGANPTIDVRLAPSANNLNDVVVIGYGTRAVKDVTGAISSIKADRLENENPTSVTDIIRGNIPGVSVALNTSAKGGGTGDLQVRGKASLSGNVQPLIVLDGVIYFGQLADINPNDIDRIDVLRDPSALAVYGAQSAGGVVAITTKKGRSGAPRITLNANLGIAQLAKNQKFYQGEGFLNWRADAARSANTNNPYYFYSNPNALPEGVSLAQFMGTSTGDPTTVWLTRLGLFNNEINNYKNGKVTDWSKLIFRNGIRQDYTASLSGASESVKYYISGNYTKNQNLINGGYFKDGRIRVNLEGKAAKFLTIGANSQFSSRDESALTTDSNPLGLGALDRHEADWGQIINSSPYGDVYNADGSLRRIATDDSGLNQRNPFLGMVYNDNSNIQNVLFSNLFARVDLPFGIKYNLNFSPQIESYRDFFFRPGRNPNEIAVNGLSGTAYRAMENRYRYNLDNILTWNKTFGQHNFDVTMLLNKEKYNTWYTRTNNSQFSPTDVLGYHNIGAGALPVESSDDRVYNASGLMGRLNYTFMGRYILTGTFRRDGFSVFGLNHPYGYYPSGAFAWVFSDEKFMKTDSFKWLNYGKLRVTYGTNGNRFPSGTADPSLALATLNLNKYPTQDAAGNVTNNTALYVSTLQNPQLKWERTTGTNIGLDFTVLNNRLSGSIDVYNRRTNDLLVRQELLWVQGYNNGNNIQVGGSGNNSRVSTNIGEVNNKGIEVSLDGKIIKSRDFNWSATGTFFLNRNKIKHLYGEYQTKDAAGNTITRENDDIGNGWFIGHDINAVWDYKILGVWQQSDAAEIAAINTRYNIGLRPGDFKLEDVNGDQRWDNNDKQFLGSTNPKFTWSLRNDINFLKNFDFSLMLISNIGQLRQYNQAVNNPGSVGFLRMNSYVQPYWTPDNPINDYARLSSGQSGTSVNVWRKASFVRIQNISLGYTIPQDVIKRFGIQSAKVFINATNPYVLTGWQFWDPQNDGPTPRFLAAGFNVNF encoded by the coding sequence ATGGCGCAAACCAATATTAAGGGTAAGGTGCTTGATAATACCGGGCTTCCATTGCCAGGTGTAACCGTTAAGGTTAGCCAAACCAATGCATCAACCCAAACCGACGTAAATGGCGTTTACTCAGTTGCCGCTGCGCAGGGAAATACATTAACATTTACATATGTAGGTTTCACCAGCCAAACTATAACTGTGGGTGCTAACCCAACCATTGATGTTAGGCTTGCGCCAAGTGCTAATAACCTTAATGATGTTGTAGTAATTGGTTACGGTACACGTGCGGTTAAAGATGTTACCGGAGCCATATCGAGCATAAAGGCCGATAGGTTAGAGAACGAAAATCCAACCAGTGTTACCGACATCATCAGAGGTAATATACCGGGTGTATCGGTTGCCTTAAATACATCGGCCAAGGGCGGTGGTACAGGTGATTTACAAGTGCGTGGTAAAGCAAGCTTATCCGGAAACGTACAGCCGTTAATTGTATTAGACGGGGTAATTTACTTTGGTCAACTGGCCGACATTAATCCTAATGACATTGACCGTATTGATGTACTGCGCGATCCAAGTGCATTGGCGGTGTACGGTGCACAATCTGCCGGTGGTGTGGTTGCTATTACTACCAAAAAAGGCCGTTCTGGAGCTCCGCGCATTACCTTAAACGCTAACTTGGGTATTGCTCAGTTAGCAAAAAATCAAAAATTTTATCAAGGCGAGGGTTTTTTAAACTGGCGTGCCGATGCAGCCCGGAGTGCTAATACTAACAACCCGTATTACTTTTATAGTAACCCTAATGCACTGCCTGAGGGTGTTTCACTGGCTCAGTTCATGGGTACATCAACCGGCGACCCAACAACCGTATGGTTAACCCGTTTAGGGCTTTTTAACAACGAGATCAATAATTACAAAAACGGTAAGGTAACCGATTGGTCTAAACTGATCTTCCGTAACGGCATTCGCCAGGATTATACGGCCAGTTTATCAGGCGCCAGTGAAAGCGTTAAATACTACATTTCGGGTAACTACACTAAAAATCAAAACCTCATTAACGGTGGTTATTTTAAAGACGGCCGCATACGGGTTAACCTTGAAGGTAAAGCTGCCAAGTTTTTAACAATTGGTGCAAACAGCCAATTCTCAAGCCGCGATGAAAGTGCTTTAACTACCGACAGCAACCCGTTGGGGCTTGGTGCGCTCGATCGTCATGAGGCCGACTGGGGACAAATAATTAACTCTTCTCCTTATGGCGATGTGTATAATGCGGATGGCAGCTTGCGCCGTATAGCAACCGATGATAGTGGTTTAAATCAGCGCAACCCATTTTTGGGCATGGTTTACAATGATAATTCAAACATACAGAACGTTTTATTTTCCAATCTTTTTGCCCGGGTCGATCTTCCTTTCGGCATAAAGTATAATCTCAATTTTTCACCGCAAATTGAGTCTTATCGTGACTTTTTTTTCCGTCCGGGCCGTAACCCCAACGAAATTGCGGTTAATGGTTTGAGTGGTACAGCTTACCGCGCTATGGAGAACCGTTACCGTTACAATTTAGATAACATTCTTACCTGGAACAAAACTTTTGGTCAGCACAATTTTGATGTTACCATGCTGTTAAACAAGGAAAAGTATAACACCTGGTACACCCGTACTAATAACAGCCAGTTTAGCCCAACCGATGTTTTAGGTTACCACAATATTGGCGCAGGCGCCTTGCCTGTTGAAAGCAGCGATGACCGTGTTTACAACGCCAGCGGTTTGATGGGCCGCTTAAACTACACCTTTATGGGGCGTTATATTTTAACCGGAACTTTCCGTCGCGATGGTTTCTCTGTTTTTGGTCTTAATCACCCTTATGGCTATTATCCTTCGGGCGCTTTTGCATGGGTGTTCAGCGACGAAAAGTTTATGAAAACCGATAGCTTTAAATGGCTTAATTACGGTAAGTTACGTGTAACTTATGGTACTAACGGTAACCGCTTCCCATCAGGTACTGCCGATCCGTCATTGGCTTTGGCAACGTTAAACCTTAACAAATATCCAACACAAGATGCGGCCGGTAACGTAACTAACAATACTGCACTATACGTAAGTACTTTGCAAAACCCGCAATTAAAGTGGGAGCGCACTACAGGTACTAACATAGGTTTGGATTTTACCGTGCTTAACAATCGCTTAAGTGGTAGTATTGATGTTTATAACCGTAGAACGAATGATTTGCTGGTTAGGCAGGAATTATTGTGGGTACAGGGTTACAACAATGGTAACAACATCCAGGTAGGCGGAAGTGGCAATAACTCCAGGGTATCTACCAATATTGGTGAGGTAAATAACAAAGGTATCGAGGTTTCGTTGGATGGTAAGATCATCAAAAGCCGCGATTTTAACTGGAGTGCAACCGGAACGTTTTTCCTTAACCGCAACAAAATCAAACATCTTTATGGTGAATACCAAACCAAAGATGCAGCAGGTAATACCATTACCCGTGAAAACGACGACATTGGTAACGGCTGGTTTATAGGCCATGATATTAATGCCGTTTGGGATTACAAAATATTGGGTGTATGGCAACAAAGTGATGCTGCCGAAATTGCAGCCATTAATACGAGATACAACATTGGTCTTCGTCCGGGCGACTTTAAACTGGAAGACGTAAACGGCGATCAGCGCTGGGACAACAACGATAAACAGTTTTTGGGTTCAACCAATCCTAAATTTACCTGGTCTCTCCGTAACGATATCAATTTCCTCAAAAACTTCGATTTTTCGTTAATGCTGATCTCTAACATAGGGCAGTTAAGGCAGTACAACCAAGCGGTAAACAATCCGGGCAGTGTAGGCTTCCTGCGTATGAACTCTTACGTACAGCCCTACTGGACTCCCGATAATCCAATTAATGATTATGCACGTTTAAGCTCTGGCCAATCGGGTACTTCGGTTAACGTATGGCGCAAAGCATCTTTTGTACGTATTCAAAATATATCCTTAGGCTATACAATTCCTCAGGATGTTATTAAACGCTTCGGTATACAAAGTGCAAAAGTGTTTATTAATGCCACCAATCCATATGTGTTAACCGGATGGCAGTTTTGGGACCCGCAAAATGACGGTCCAACCCCAAGATTTCTGGCTGCTGGCTTTAACGTGAATTTTTAA